GGCGTCCAGCGCCTCGTGCTCGTTGACGAGGAGATGGTCGGTCACGGCGAGAAGCTCCGTCACGATCTCACGGGTCATCCTCTCCGGGACTGGCGCGAGATTCCAGACGACGGTGCCAGCGGCCAATGTCGTCCTGCGCGCGACTTCCAGCGCCTGCGCGACGGGCACCTCCATCTGGAGCACCAGCACAGTGTCGGAATCGAACAGCTCGGCAGGAAGTTCTCCGGCGCTCGCTGTCATGTTGGCGCCGCTCGCCACCGTGATCGCATTCTCTCCGGCCTGATCGACCGTGATGAAGGCGCAGCCGGTCGGCTCGTCGGCTCTGACGACGAGATCGGCGTCGACGCCGTTGGCTCTGAGGTTCTCGATCGCGCTGTCGCCAAATCCGTCCCGGCCGACACGGCCGGCCATGCGCACGCGTCCAGGCCCCGCGATCCGCGCGGCGGCAACGGCCTGATTGGCGCCCTTGCCGCCGAAATGGGTCCGGTAGGACGGCGCCAGCACCGTGCGGCCGGGACCCGGAATCACCGGGACCTGTGCGACCAGATCGATGTTGAGCGATCCGAACACCAGGATCATGGCGGAGAGCCCGTCAGCCTTGCTCGTCCATCACGCGCAGCTTCTCGACGCGGCGGCGGAAATCCTCGTCGGTGGAGAATTCGGCGGACAGGTACGACGACACGAGGTCGACGGCGAGCCAGGCGCCGACGATCTGCGCGCCGATGCACATGACGTTGACGTCGTCATGCTCGACGCTCTGGTGCGCGGAGTGGACGTCGTGGCAGACCGCGGCGCGGATGCCCTTCATCTTGTTGGCGGCGATGGAAGCGCCGACGCCGGTGCCGCACACCATGATGCCGCGTGCTGCCTCGCCAGACGTGACCTTGGCGGCCACGGCGCGGGCGATGTCGGGGAAATCCACCGGCTTGTCGTCATAGGAGCCGACGTCGATGACGTCATGGCCGAGCTTGCGGATGTGGTCGATGACGGTCTGCTTGAGCGGCCAGCCGGCGTGGTCGGATCCGATGACGAGACGCATTTTTTGTCCTTCTTGATCTTGCATGGATCGTGACAGCCGCGCGCGGCTGTCACGAGGTCTTTCCTGTGGTTCAGCTGCGCATATCCGGCGGCAGATCGACGCCGTGGAATTTCTTGTAGATGGCGTTGAGCTTGCCGTTCTTGACGTTCTCGGTGATCCAGGCGTTGAGCTTGTCCATCAGCGGCTGTTCGCCCTTCTTCAGGCCGATGGCGAGATCGAACGTCGCCAGCGGAATCCTGGATTCGAACACGCGCGAGGGGTTCTTCACACCGATCTGGTTGATGATCGTCGCGGACGAGCCGACGCAGTCGACCTGGCCCGACACCGCCGCGGTCACCATGGTAGCATCGTCGTCATAGCGCGCGATCTTGAGGTCCTTGTCCTTCATGTTGGACAAGGTTGTGTCCTGCGTGGTGCCGCGCGAGACGCCGATCGACTTGTCCTTCAGGTCCGGCCAGTCCTTCACGGTCGACGATTTCAGGCAGCCCACGTCGGATTGCAGCGTCGCGTAGCGCTTGGTGAAGTCGATCACCTTGGCGCGCTCCGCCGTCACCGACAGGGTCGAGATGATGATGTCGGCTTTGCCGGTCAGGACGTTCGGAATGCGCGTCGCGCCGGTGGTCTGGATGAATTCCAGCTCGAGCCCCCAATCCTTGGCGAGCAACTGCGCCACTTCGACGTCGGAGCCGGTCGGCTTCATGGTGCTGTCCATCATGCCCGAGGGCGGGATGGCGAGGTCGGTGGAGATGCGGATCTTCTTCGCTTTCATGATGTCGTCGAGCAGGTTGGCCGACGCGGGCGTTGCCGCCATCATGATGAGGCCGCACAACGCGGCGGCAGTCCCGAGCACTATCTTGTTGGTCATCCCTTGGTTCTCCTCTCCCTGTTATGATTTTAGGTTTCCCGTTCCCACGAATTGCGTGAGTTCGGGCGTGGTCGGCGACGTCAGGATCGAGGCGGGTCCGGTCTCGTGGACCTTGCCGCGATGCATGAACACGATCCGGTCGGCGATGCCTTTGGCGAAACCCATCTCGTGGGTTACCATCACCATGGTCATGCCGTCGGCCGCGAGCTGCTCGATCACCTTGAGCACTTCGCCGGTGAGCTCGGGATCGAGTGCGGAGGTGACCTCGTCGAACAGCATCACCTTCGGCTGCATGGCGAGCGAGCGGGCGATCGCGGCGCGCTGCTGCTGTCCGCCCGAGAGCTGCTCGGGATAGGCGTGCAGCTTCTCCTCGAGCCCGACCTGCGCCAGCACTTTTCGCGCGAGGTCCTTGGCTTGCGCCGACGCCATGCCCTTCACCGCGCAGGGCGCAAGCGTGATGTTCTGCTCGATGGTGAGGTGCGGAAACAGATTGTAGCTCTGGAACACGATGCCGACGTCCTGGCGCAGCGCACGCAAGTTCACGTCGGGACGGTCGACGCGATGGCCGCAGACCACGATCTCGCCGCCGTCGACCTTCTCGAAGCGGTCGATGCAGCGCAGCGCCGTGCTCTTGCCGGAGCCGGAGCGGCCGATCAGCGCCAGCACTTCACCGCGCGCGACGGCAAAGGAAACGCCGTCGAGCACGCGGAGCGCGCCAAAGCTCTTCTGCACGTTGTGGAGCGATACGATCGGTTCGGAGGAGGGGGCGTTTTGCTGCATGTCAGGCTGGCGCGAGGTTGGATCGGCCACGCCCCATCCGCCGCTCCAGCCTCTGGCTGAACAGCGACAACGGATAGCACATGGCGAAGTAGGTGACGGCGATGATGGCGTAGATGGCGAATGGCTCGAACAGCGAGTTGTTGACGATCTGGCCGGATCGCATCAGCTCGACGAAGCCGACGACGGAGGCGAGCGAGGTGTTCTTGATGATCTGCACCATGAAGCCGACGGTCGGCGGCGTGGCGATGCGGATCGCCTGCGGCAGGATCACCTTGACCATGCGCTGGGTCCGGCTCAGCGCCAGGCCCTCCGCGGCCTCCCATTGCGGTTTCGGCACGGACTGGATGCAGCCGCGCCAGATCTCGCCGAGATAGGCGGCGACATAGAGCGTGAGCGAGGCGCCGGCGGCGACCAGCGGCGAGACCTTCAGGCCGATGGCGGCGAGGCCGAAATAGCCGAGGAAGAGGATGACGAGCAGCGGCGTGCCCTGGATGAGCTGGACGTAGACGGCACTGGCGATCCGCACCGATTTCAGCGGCGAGATCCGCGCCAGCGCGATCACGAAGCCGACGATGCCGCCGCCGATCAGCGCGATGAGCGACAGGCCAATTGTCCACAGAGCGCCCTGGCCGAGGAACATCAGGTGGTTGATGTTGAGATGTCCGCCCATGGTCATCTCACAACGGCGTACCGAGCCGGCGCCGGCGCGGAAACAGGACAAGGCCTAGGCCCCAGAAGCCGGCCCGCATCACCAGCGACAGGATGACGTAGAGCACGGCGACGATGATGTAGGTCTCGAACGCGCGATAGGTGTCCGACTGGATGTAGTTGGCGACCGCGGTGAGCTCCTCGGCCGAAATCTGCGAGCAGACCGAGGAGGCCAGCATCAACAGCACGAACTGGCTGGTGAGCGCCGGATAGACCTTCTCGACCGCCGGCAGCAGGATGATGTGCCAGTAGATCTGCAAGCGCGACAGCGCCAGCCCCTCGGCGGCCTCGATCTGCCCGCGCGGGATCGCCTCGAAGCCGGCCCGCATGATCTCCGCGGTATAGGCGCCGACATTGATCGTCAGCGCCGCCACCGCCACGGTGAAGGCGGAATATTTCAGGCCGAGGCTGGCGAGACCGAAATAGACCAGGAAGATCTGCACCAGCAGCGGGGTGTTGCGGATGGTCTCGACATAGACCTTGCAGGCGCCTGATATCAGCACGTTGTGCGTGCCGCGTCCGACCGCGGCGAGCGTGCCGAGCAGGGCCCCGAGTACGGTCGCGAAGAATGCCAACTCCAACGTCAGCACGGCGCCGGCGAGAAAACTCGGCCAACGCTCCAGCACTGCGGGAAAGTCGAGTTGGAGGCTCATTGTTTCAGAGTTAGCCGGTTGTCTGGTTGGTCATGCGGTCATAGACGCGGAACAGCGCCTGGTTGCCGTTGCTGCCTTCACCATGGGCGCGCGCATCGACATATTGGCTGGTGACGAGCGCGGTGCCGGGCAGGGGCACGTTCAGGGCCTGCGCGTGCTCCTGCACGAGGCGAAGGTCCTTGAGCTGGAGATCGATCCGGAATCCGGCGGAGACGTCGCCCGCGATCATCGCAGGACCGAGCTTGTCGAGCATCCAGGACGCGGCGGAGCCACCGAGCAGCACCCGGCGCAGCAGGTTGAGATCGAGGCCCGAAGCGCGGCCGAGCGCCAGCGCCTCGCAGATCGCCTGGATGTTGATGCCGCAGATCAGCTGATTGCACAGCTTGACGGTCTGTCCGGCGCCGGACGCGCCGACATAGGTGATGGTCGTGCCCATCGCACGGAAGAACGGCTCGGCCCTGGCGAACGCGTCGGCATCGCCGCCGGCCATGATCGAAAGCGCGGCGTTCTTCGCGCCCACCGGCCCGCCCGAGACCGGCGCGTCGATGAAGCTGACGCCCGTCTTGTGCAGGTCGGCATGGATGCGGCGGACGGCAACCGGCGAGATCGTGCTCATGTCGACGATCAGCTTGCCCGGCGGCGGGGATGTCAGCAGGCCGTGCTCGCCGTAAATGGTCGCTTCGACATGCGGCGTGTCGGGCAGCATGGTGATGACGATGTCGACGCCTTGCGCCGCATCGGCGGGGCTGCTCGCGCGGGTCGCGCCTTGCTGGACGCTGTCCGACACCGCAGCTTCGTTCAGATCGAAGACGCGGACCGCATGTCCCGCCGCCAGCAGGTTGCGCACCATCTCCCGGCCCATCGTGCCGATGCCGATGAAGCCGACATTGCCCTTGTCGTTCCGTCCCATGTCGTCAGTCCGTATTCTTGTTTGATTGGCGTCTTGGTCGATAGCTTGGCGCGATCAGCCCGAGGCACTGGTCTTGTCGACGTCGCCGACGATTGCGCGTCTGCGGTATTCGTCCCCTATGGCGAAATGCTTGCGCAGCGTCGCATCCGCGCGCTCGGGATCGCGCGCGATGAGCGCTTCGAAGATGCGGCGGTGATCGTCGACGAGGTAGGTCTTCATCGACGGGAAGGCCTGCACCAGCTCGCGGCGGCTGCGATGCGAATGCGTCAACAGGCCCGCCATCGAGGCGTGCAGCACGCTCAGCGTCTCCGAATGCGAAGCGACGACGATGGCGCGGTGGAAGTCGAAATCGGCCATGCCGCCGGCATCGGCTTCGTCGATCGTCTCGCCGATCTTCGCCAGCGCGCGTTGCAGGCGTTCGAAATCGGCGATGTTGGCGCGTTCGCAGGCAAGCCTGATCGCCTGGCATTCGATCGCGACGCGCGCCTGCATGACGTCGTCGAGCATGTCGGCCTGCTGGGCGAGCGCGAAGGTGAAGAAGTCGTTCAGCACCGAGACGTCAGGCCGCGTCACCACGGTGCCGATGCGGTCGCGGATCTCGACGATCCCCAGCACGGTGAGGGCGCGTAGCGCTTCGCGCACGATCGGCCGGCTGACGCCGAGCAGGGTGGCGAGCTCGCGCTCCGAGATCAGGCGGTCGCCCGGCCTCAGCGAGCCCGCAAGCAGGCGTTCGCGCAGGAAGGCGAACACCTTCTCGAACCCCTTTTCGCCCTCGGTGGCCCGCTTGAGCTCCATCCCCTCTATCTCTTTGGTCTGATCTTGGTCAGACCAGTATGCTGACCAGAGTGCGGAGGTCAAGGGGTTTGCTCGGCCGCTTGGAAGGGGGCGCGCGGAGTCAGCAACCCGCCTGCTAAGGCATTGAGGCGAAAGGCGGCTAGTGTGCATGGGCCGCGGATTCGCGTGCTTCTAGCCGGGTTGGAACGCTAGCCGGGCAGCGGCGCTTCCGCGATATCGAGCAGCGCCCCAAGACCCTGTCGCAGGCGACGCGTGGCCGCGTTCTCGGTGGCAAGGCCGAAGACAACGAGCGATCGTCCCGTCACCGCGTAAGCGTGCCCGAACTCGAACGCGGGCATCTGGACATCCGGCTGATTGGTGTCGATCAGCCCCAACCAGCGACTTCCATCGGTGACGGGCGGCAAGGTGAAATTCACGACGTCGTAATGGGCATTGTAGACCAGAAGCATCGTTGCGTCCGAGCCGCGTCGCTTGATGCCGGTCTCCTGTGCGCGTCCGTCGAGCAGCATCCCGAAACATTTGGCGTTACCGTCCTGCCATTGCTCGTCGGTCATCTCGTCGCCGGTGGGTGACAGCCAGGCCACGTCCTTGACGTCGAGCTCCTCGTTGTGAGAGCCGACCAGGAAGCGGCTGCGGTAGAGGATCGGGAAGGCCTTGCGCGTGGCAATCAGCTTGCGGGTGAATTCACGAAGGCTCCGTCCATTTGCCGTGATGCCCATCCAGTCGAGCCAGGTCGTCTCGTTGTCCTGGGCATAGGCATTGTTGTTGCCGTTCTGGGTGTGTCCGAACTCGTCGCCGGCCAGCAGCATCGGTGTGCCGTGGGACAGCAGCATGGTCGCGAGCAGATTCCGCTTCTGACGCTCGCGTAGCGCCGTAATCTCCGGATCGTTCGTCGGTCCTTCGGCGCCGCAATTCCAGGAATGATTGTTGCTGTGGCCGTCGCGATTGTCCTCCCCATTCGCCTCGTTGTGCTTGTCGTTGTACGAGACGAGGTCGTTGAGGTTGAAGCCGTCATGCGCCGCGACGAAATTGACGCTGGCCCAGGGGCGCCGTCCGCGCCTGTTGAAGAGGTCGCCGGACCCTGACACACGTTTGGCGAGATCCGCCAGCGTGCCTTCATCACCCTTCCAGAAGGCGCGGACGGTATCCCTGAACTTGTCATTCCACTCGGCCCATCCAGGCGGAAACTGGCCGACCTGGTAGCCGCCAGGACCGATGTCCCAGGGCTCTGCGATCAGCTTGACGCTGGAAAGCACCGGATCCTGACGGCAGGCGTCGAGGAAGCCGCCGCCTTCGTCGAAGCCATAGGGCTCGCGCGCGAGGATGGTGGCGAGGTCGAAGCGGAAGCCATCGACCCGCATCTCCGTCGCCCAATAGCGCAGGGAATCCGCGACCAGCTGAAGCACGCGCGGATGCGAGAGGTTCACCGTGTTACCGGTGCCGGTGTCGTTGATGTAATAGCGCTTCTGGTCCGGCAGCAAGCGGTAGTAGCTGGCGTTGTCGATGCCCTTGAACGACAGCGTCGGGCCGAGTTCGTTGCCTTCCGCGGTGTGATTGTAGACCACGTCCAGGATGACCTCGATGCCGTGAGCGTGAAACTGGTTGACCATTTCCTTGAATTCGTTCGCAAATGGCGTCTTCATGTAACGCGGCTCCGCCGCGAGGAAGGCGATGGAATTGTAGCCCCAGTAATTGCGCAGGCCTTTGTCGACCAGGTAGCTGTCGTCAACGAAGGCGTGGATCGGCAGCAGCTCCGCGCTGGTGATCCCGAGCGAGCGCAGATAGGCGGGGATGTCCGAATGCGCCAGGCCCGAGAACGTGCCGCGGTCGGCTTCGGGCACCAGCGGATGCAGCTGCGTAAAACCTTTGACGTGCATCTCGTAGACGATCGTCCGCTCCCACGGCACTTCGGGCTTGCGCGCCGCGCCCCAGGTGAACGCGGGGTCGATGACGCGGCACTTCTGCATCAGGGGCGCGCTATCGCGCTCGTCATAGGAGAGGTCCTTGTCGGCGTGATCGAGCTGATAGCCGAACAGCTCGGGCCCCCAGCGCAGTTGCCCGACCAGCTGCTTGGCATAGGGATCGAGCAGGAGCTTGTTGGGATTGAAGCGGTGTCCGGCGTCAGGCTCGTAGGGCCCATGGACGCGATAGCCGTAGACGGTGCCGGGGCGGGCCGAGGGCAGATAGCCGTGCCAGACCTCATCGGTATATTCAGGAAGCTCGATCCGCTCGAGTTCGGTTTTACCGTCGTCGTCGAACAGGCAGAGCTCGACCTTGGTGGCGTGGGCCGAGAACAGCGCGAAATTGACGCCGAGACCATCCCAGGTGGCCCCGAGCGGAAACGGTTTGCCCTCGGTGATCCTCGATCGGCGCAGGCTCGACGCCGCCCGCGTCAGGGCGTCGTCTGATTGCGTTTTTTGGTCCATGTCTGCCCCCGATGACAATCCGGTCAGGATGTCGGCGCCGTTGCGGGTATCTCGGTCGCGGCCTGCTCGGTGGCCGCAGCCGAGGCGATCACTGCCGCGGGAGGCACGTCGGCCGGCTTGGCCAGCGCGTTGGCGCGCTGCTTGGCGACTTCCTTGCTGATCGCGGTGATCGAATTGCCGATCCGCTCGGCGATCGCAGTCAGCTCGGCATCGGACAGACCCAAACGCTTTCTCACGAGGCGCATTTGAGCGCGGTCGGTCAAGTCGAGCTTGTTGCGGACTGGTTTCGATATCGAGCGGCGCATGGCGGCAACTCCTGTGTGTGGTCGTAACCGTGGCTCGATGATTCCGTTCCATCAGGCGGCAAACGGCGTCACGCCGCGCTCATCTCCAGGCTCGCGAAAGGTGGATATTCATGATTGGTCACCGATGGCTGCTAGATCGATGATCTGTAGAGCGCTGCGCAGGATTTGGCCGACTGGCTCCAGCTGAAGGCCTGCGCCATGGCGGCGACGCAACAAAAGTTCCTAAGCTCCAAGGGCGCCTGAGTTATTTTTGCAATCGGTGCAAAAGTGGACAAAAGCGAGCCGCATATTCGATGCTGTTCATAGGAGGCGGCTGTCGAGACGCCGTTCTATTAGCCGCCGAGTTGACGCGGGAAGGGCGGCGCTAGGAGTTTTCGCATTTCAAGGCTTTCTCGACACCGAAATGCGCGCCAAAATTCCGAACCCATGCGACGAGAGGACTTTTCAAGCCTCGAAGCTTGATTGGAGCAGCATTGACCGTTCTCCCAACTGTGTGTGCTTCCGGGCTGACGGCGCAGTTGCTGAAGATCTGGCGCGAGAGGGCCGGCGGACGAACAAGCCCTCCTGCCGGGCAACATCATCGTACGACTGGGGACAGGCCCGACCCGCGTGAGCTTGCGGCGCGCGCTGCCGACTGCCATCATCCGCGCAAACCGTGATCATAGTGCCGTGACCCTCACGTCTTTCAGAAGCAATGTCCGCCGCCTTTACGAGGGCGAAACGCCGAGCGGCGTCCGTTTCCGCTATGCGTTGCTGGCCTTCGACATCGTGACGGTGCTGTTCATCATCGCAACATCGTTCCTGCCTCCCAGCGAGATCATCGAAACGCTCGATGTTCTCTTCGGCGCCCTGCTGCTGGCCGACTTTTCGGCACGGCTCCTCGTCGACCGGCATCCGTTTCGGAAGTTCACCCAGCTCGCGACGTGGGCTGACATGGTCGCCATCGTATCCTTCCTGGCGCCGCTGGCCGGCGAGGCGGGCGGCTTTCTCCGGATCTTGCGAACGCTGGGGCTGCTCCGCGACTACCAGATGCTGGTGAGGCTGCGCCTCGATTCCCCGTTCTTTCGGCGCAACGAAGAGGTCATCTTCGCCGTCACGAACCTGGCCGTCTTCATCTTCGTCATGACCGGCATCGTTTACGAGACCCAGAAATTTCGCAACGACGAGATCCGGAACTATGCCGATGCCCTGTATTTCACCGTCACGGCGCTGACGACGACGGGCTTTGGCGACATTACCCTGGCGGGTACGTTCGGTCGTCTGATCACCGTCGTCATCATGATTTTCGGCGTCACGCTGTTCTTCAATCTCGCCCGCGCGCTGCTCAGTCCGCACAAGGTGCGGTTTCCATGCCCGACCTGCGGGCTCCAGAGGCACGATGCCGACGCCGTGCATTGCAAGGCCTGTGGCACCGTTCTCAACATTCCAGACGAGGGGGCAGTTTGAGAAGGTCTGGCGACCTGCGCCGCAGTTGGACGCCCCTCGATGGGGACATCATGCCAGTGTTTTGCCCGACGGATCAACTTTGGTTTCGGAATAGCCGCAAGTCATTGATCGGACAGGGGTCTCCTACTGTGCATGGGGTTGTTTTCACCGCTTTGTTTCGACCGGTTTGTTTTGACCGTTCTGTGAAGATCATCGCAACACGATCCATGCCGGCGCGTGGTCGCTCGCGCCATCCTCGCCGCGGATCTTCTTGTCGACGCCGGCCTTGGCCAGACGCGGGGCGAGGGCGGGGCTGAGCAGGAGATGATCGAGCCGCAGGCCCGCATCGCGCGGCCAGCGGTTTCGCTTGTAGTCCCAGAAGGTGTAGATGCGCTTCTCCGGATGCAGCTCCCGGATCGCGTCGCACCAGCCTTGTGCGACCAGCGAGGCAAACGCTGCGCGGCTCTTCGGCTGGATCAGCGCGTCCTTGTCCCATGAGCGCGTCGGATAGATGTCGATCCCGGTCGGCGCCACGTTGTAATCGCCGGCGAGAACGACGGGCAGGTCCTGCTTGATGAAGGTCTTAGCGTGGCGCTTGAGCCGCGCGAACCAGTCGAGCTTGTAGTCGAATTTCGGTCCCGGCTGCGGATTGCCGTTCGGCAGATAGATGCTGGTGACGATGATGCCGCGTATGGCGGCCTCGATGTAGCGGGCTTCGTGATCGGAGGGTTTGCCAGGCAATCGGTCGCGCGTCAGCACGGGCTCGGCATTGCGGGCGAGGATGGCGACGCCGTTCCATGTCTTTTGTCCACACCACACCGCGCCGTAGCCGGCCTTTTCAATGGCGGCCGCCGGAAATTCGCCATCACTTGCCTTCAACTCCTGAAGCGCGACGACATCGGGCTTCGCCACGCGCATCCATGCCAACAGATTGGGCAGGCGGCGATTGATGTTGTTGATGTTGAATGTCGCGATCTTCATGTAGAGCTGCGGCTCCCGCCTTCCGTCACCGGAGATACAATGTCCAAGCTGAGCTTTGTTGCCATCGCACTCGCCCTCGCGTTCTCCGGAGGCGCATCGGCACAATCGTCCGATCCGCGCGGCGCGTGCAAGACGGACTATGACAAATTCTGCGCCGGCATCGCGCCGGGTGGCGGCCGCGTCGTCGCCTGTCTCGACGGCAAGCGCGATCAGCTCAGCGCGACCTGCAAGGCGGCGCTGGACAACAGGAAGCAGAAATAGCTCTCGCGTCCCGGACGCGCGGAGCGCGAGCCGGGACCCAAAAGGTGACACGGTAGGCTGTTGAGAGATGGGCCCCGGCTCTGCAGCGCATCGCTGAAGGAGCGTTGCGCTGCGTCCGGGGCACGCGCGTCTAACCCGGGAGTGGCGGCTGAGCGGACGGCTGTTCGAGCGGCGGCGTCGATGGCGGCTGCTCGGCCGCCTGTGCGGGAGCGGGCCTTGCTAATGGCTCCTCCACATCGCCGCCCTTGTAGATGCGCGCATAGCGGCGGCCGAGGCTGGTCAGCACCTCATAGCCGATCGTGCCGAAATGATGCGCGAGCTCGTCGACAGTGATGCCCTCGCCGAGCAGCGTCACCATGTGGCCGCGCCGCACCGCGTTCGGCGGCAGGTCGGTGATGTCGATGGCGATCAGGTCCATTGAGATGCGGCCCGCGACCGGGCAGCGCTTGCCGGCCACGATCACCTCGGCGCCGCGGGTGCCGTCATTGGAGCTGGCGGCGCGGAAATAGCCGTCGGCATAACCGACCGCGATGATCGCGAGCTTGGTCGGCCGCCGTGCGCTCCAGGTGCCGCCATAGCCGACGGTCTCGCCGCGCTCGATAGTGCGGATCTGCACGATGCGCGCCTTGAGGTCGACGACCTGCTGCATGGGGTTGTCGGCCTCCGGCGTCGGGTTGACGCCGTAGAGCGCGGCCCCCGGCCGCACCATGTCGAACTGGAACGGCGCGCCGAGGAAGATGCCGGAGGAGTTGGCGAGCGCGGCGGGCACGCCGGTGAACTCACTGGCAATGCCGCGGAAGGCCGCGAGCTGTCTGGCATTGACCTGGCTGTTGAGCTGCTCGGCGGCGACCAGATGGCTCATTACCAGCGTGATGCCGTGATCACCTGCATTGATGCGGGGGATGATGGCGTGCGCCTCGGACAGCGTCAGGCCCAGCCGGTTCATGCCGGTGTCGATGTGAACGGCAGCGCCGCCGGTCCATCCGGTGCGGCGGCAGAACACGTCCCATTCGGCGAGCTCGTTGAGATCGCCGATCACCGGCCGGCAGTTGATCTTGGCGTAGTGCTCGCCGGTGTTCTGGAAGTAGCCGCCGAGCACGTAGATCGTGGGCTCCGGCACGGCCGCGCGCACCTTGCGCGCCTCCTCGATGGTGGCGACGAAAAACGTCTTGCAGCCGGCCTTGCTCAGCGCGCGCGCGACCTCCGCGCCGCCGCAGCCATAGGCGTCGGCCTTGATCACCGCCGCGCACTCGGCCGGTACCGCCGTCTTCTCGAGCTTGCGCCAATTGGCGATGATGGCATCGAGATCGACGGTGAGCACGCCGCC
This genomic stretch from Bradyrhizobium daqingense harbors:
- a CDS encoding ribokinase, which encodes MILVFGSLNIDLVAQVPVIPGPGRTVLAPSYRTHFGGKGANQAVAAARIAGPGRVRMAGRVGRDGFGDSAIENLRANGVDADLVVRADEPTGCAFITVDQAGENAITVASGANMTASAGELPAELFDSDTVLVLQMEVPVAQALEVARRTTLAAGTVVWNLAPVPERMTREIVTELLAVTDHLLVNEHEALDAADAIGLAPPSYEAAAADLARAGDLTCIVTAGAQGALAVTAEGTRLRAPAPRITPVDTTGAGDTFVGAFAAMISEGVLLQRALEVSCEAAALKCLKAGAQTGMPMRSAMGSLA
- the rpiB gene encoding ribose 5-phosphate isomerase B, coding for MRLVIGSDHAGWPLKQTVIDHIRKLGHDVIDVGSYDDKPVDFPDIARAVAAKVTSGEAARGIMVCGTGVGASIAANKMKGIRAAVCHDVHSAHQSVEHDDVNVMCIGAQIVGAWLAVDLVSSYLSAEFSTDEDFRRRVEKLRVMDEQG
- a CDS encoding transporter substrate-binding domain-containing protein; translated protein: MTNKIVLGTAAALCGLIMMAATPASANLLDDIMKAKKIRISTDLAIPPSGMMDSTMKPTGSDVEVAQLLAKDWGLELEFIQTTGATRIPNVLTGKADIIISTLSVTAERAKVIDFTKRYATLQSDVGCLKSSTVKDWPDLKDKSIGVSRGTTQDTTLSNMKDKDLKIARYDDDATMVTAAVSGQVDCVGSSATIINQIGVKNPSRVFESRIPLATFDLAIGLKKGEQPLMDKLNAWITENVKNGKLNAIYKKFHGVDLPPDMRS
- a CDS encoding amino acid ABC transporter ATP-binding protein is translated as MQQNAPSSEPIVSLHNVQKSFGALRVLDGVSFAVARGEVLALIGRSGSGKSTALRCIDRFEKVDGGEIVVCGHRVDRPDVNLRALRQDVGIVFQSYNLFPHLTIEQNITLAPCAVKGMASAQAKDLARKVLAQVGLEEKLHAYPEQLSGGQQQRAAIARSLAMQPKVMLFDEVTSALDPELTGEVLKVIEQLAADGMTMVMVTHEMGFAKGIADRIVFMHRGKVHETGPASILTSPTTPELTQFVGTGNLKS
- a CDS encoding amino acid ABC transporter permease, with the translated sequence MGGHLNINHLMFLGQGALWTIGLSLIALIGGGIVGFVIALARISPLKSVRIASAVYVQLIQGTPLLVILFLGYFGLAAIGLKVSPLVAAGASLTLYVAAYLGEIWRGCIQSVPKPQWEAAEGLALSRTQRMVKVILPQAIRIATPPTVGFMVQIIKNTSLASVVGFVELMRSGQIVNNSLFEPFAIYAIIAVTYFAMCYPLSLFSQRLERRMGRGRSNLAPA
- a CDS encoding amino acid ABC transporter permease, with the translated sequence MSLQLDFPAVLERWPSFLAGAVLTLELAFFATVLGALLGTLAAVGRGTHNVLISGACKVYVETIRNTPLLVQIFLVYFGLASLGLKYSAFTVAVAALTINVGAYTAEIMRAGFEAIPRGQIEAAEGLALSRLQIYWHIILLPAVEKVYPALTSQFVLLMLASSVCSQISAEELTAVANYIQSDTYRAFETYIIVAVLYVILSLVMRAGFWGLGLVLFPRRRRLGTPL
- a CDS encoding NAD(P)-dependent oxidoreductase; translation: MGRNDKGNVGFIGIGTMGREMVRNLLAAGHAVRVFDLNEAAVSDSVQQGATRASSPADAAQGVDIVITMLPDTPHVEATIYGEHGLLTSPPPGKLIVDMSTISPVAVRRIHADLHKTGVSFIDAPVSGGPVGAKNAALSIMAGGDADAFARAEPFFRAMGTTITYVGASGAGQTVKLCNQLICGINIQAICEALALGRASGLDLNLLRRVLLGGSAASWMLDKLGPAMIAGDVSAGFRIDLQLKDLRLVQEHAQALNVPLPGTALVTSQYVDARAHGEGSNGNQALFRVYDRMTNQTTG
- a CDS encoding FadR/GntR family transcriptional regulator gives rise to the protein MELKRATEGEKGFEKVFAFLRERLLAGSLRPGDRLISERELATLLGVSRPIVREALRALTVLGIVEIRDRIGTVVTRPDVSVLNDFFTFALAQQADMLDDVMQARVAIECQAIRLACERANIADFERLQRALAKIGETIDEADAGGMADFDFHRAIVVASHSETLSVLHASMAGLLTHSHRSRRELVQAFPSMKTYLVDDHRRIFEALIARDPERADATLRKHFAIGDEYRRRAIVGDVDKTSASG
- the glgX gene encoding glycogen debranching protein GlgX, whose translation is MDQKTQSDDALTRAASSLRRSRITEGKPFPLGATWDGLGVNFALFSAHATKVELCLFDDDGKTELERIELPEYTDEVWHGYLPSARPGTVYGYRVHGPYEPDAGHRFNPNKLLLDPYAKQLVGQLRWGPELFGYQLDHADKDLSYDERDSAPLMQKCRVIDPAFTWGAARKPEVPWERTIVYEMHVKGFTQLHPLVPEADRGTFSGLAHSDIPAYLRSLGITSAELLPIHAFVDDSYLVDKGLRNYWGYNSIAFLAAEPRYMKTPFANEFKEMVNQFHAHGIEVILDVVYNHTAEGNELGPTLSFKGIDNASYYRLLPDQKRYYINDTGTGNTVNLSHPRVLQLVADSLRYWATEMRVDGFRFDLATILAREPYGFDEGGGFLDACRQDPVLSSVKLIAEPWDIGPGGYQVGQFPPGWAEWNDKFRDTVRAFWKGDEGTLADLAKRVSGSGDLFNRRGRRPWASVNFVAAHDGFNLNDLVSYNDKHNEANGEDNRDGHSNNHSWNCGAEGPTNDPEITALRERQKRNLLATMLLSHGTPMLLAGDEFGHTQNGNNNAYAQDNETTWLDWMGITANGRSLREFTRKLIATRKAFPILYRSRFLVGSHNEELDVKDVAWLSPTGDEMTDEQWQDGNAKCFGMLLDGRAQETGIKRRGSDATMLLVYNAHYDVVNFTLPPVTDGSRWLGLIDTNQPDVQMPAFEFGHAYAVTGRSLVVFGLATENAATRRLRQGLGALLDIAEAPLPG
- a CDS encoding DUF3606 domain-containing protein, which encodes MRRSISKPVRNKLDLTDRAQMRLVRKRLGLSDAELTAIAERIGNSITAISKEVAKQRANALAKPADVPPAAVIASAAATEQAATEIPATAPTS